From one Astatotilapia calliptera chromosome 10, fAstCal1.2, whole genome shotgun sequence genomic stretch:
- the tmprss2 gene encoding transmembrane protease serine 2 — protein MRQGERETNECGNRVREPKETFEVSQSSSSSGSKISFTMNNNQVSGPMYDNQVFKHEEYSPPYSVTQQIPSHSSINQYYTSTPGIPANPRQTKGRKKCHWKYILSAFLCVTVILAVLGLLLWYFLYYQCLLGKSCGKGGMCLSHTRWCDGTIDCPDGEDESQCFRLQGANSMLESYSSSSQTWMPVCADNWDDNYGRTVCRQIGYSRDDYFAYSQTSAGSLASNGYMRLESGSNSGSLIQSQLTHSLLCFSKAVTLQCTECGKSSAAPSSRIVGGTEAVNGAWPWQVSLQVSGRHSCGGSVISRYWILSAAHCFKYSSSPSLWRVYYGDVNLENMFNSRVQKIIKHKDFDTRTNNYDIALLKLDTPLTFNNKVRPVCLPNVDLNLSANRQAWITGWGALQSTGPTPKIMNQAKVTIYSRATCNAPEVLNGEVTKAMFCAGSLEGGVDSCQGDSGGPLVVKEGNRWWLAGATSYGYGCALKNKPGVYANVPFFIDWIYENIQNN, from the exons atgagacagggagagagagaaacaaacgaGTGCGGTAACAGAGTCAGAGAACCGAAGGAAACTTTCGAG GTTTCACAgagttcttcttcttcgggcAGTAAAATCAGTTTCACTATGAATAATAATCAG GTGAGCGGTCCCATGTATGACAACCAAGTGTTTAAACATGAAGAATATAGTCCTCCATATTCTGTAACACAGCAGATCCCCAGCCATTCCTCCATCAACCAGTATTATACTTCAACACCCGGAATACCAGCTAATCCAAGGCAAACAAAAG GAAGAAAGAAATGTCACTGGAAGTACATCCTGAGTGCAtttctgtgtgtgactgttATCCTGGCAGTGCTCGGACTCTTGCTGTGGTACTTCC TATACTACCAGTGTCTACTGGGGAAGTCGTGTGGAAAAGGTGGGATGTGTCTGAGCCATACCCGGTGGTGTGATGGAACCATTGACTGTCCAGATGGagaggatgaatctcagtgct TTCGCCTCCAAGGGGCCAACTCCATGCTGGAGAGTTATTCATCAAGCAGCCAGACCTGGATGCCCGTGTGTGCTGACAACTGGGATGATAACTATGGACGAACTGTGTGCAGACAGATTGGTTACAGCAG AGATGATTATTTTGCCTACAGCCAAACCAGTGCAGGTTCTTTGGCCTCCAATGGATATATGAGGCTGGAGTCTGGAAGTAATAGTGGCTCACTAATACAGTCACAGCTCACTCACAG CTTACTGTGCTTCTCCAAAGCTGTCACACTTCAGTGTACTG AATGTGGCAAGAGTTCAGCAGCTCCGAGCAGTCGTATTGTTGGTGGCACAGAGGCTGTAAATGGAGCCTGGCCATGGCAGGTCAGCCTCCAGGTTTCAGGTCGACACAGCTGCGGAGGCTCCGTTATCAGCCGATACTGGATCCTGTCTGCTGCACACTGCTTTAAATA TTCCTCTTCTCCTTCATTGTGGAGGGTATACTATGGGGACGTGAACTTGGAAAACATGTTTAACAGCAGAGTTCAGAAAATCATCAAACATAAAGATTTTGACACAAGAACGAATAATTATGACATTGCTCTCCTAAAGCTTGATACACCTCTGACTTTTAACA ATAAAGTTCGGCCGGTGTGTCTCCCCAATGTTGACCTGAACCTTTCTGCTAATCGTCAAGCATGGATCACAGGATGGGGAGCACTGCAGTCAACAG GGCCAACCCCCAAAATAATGAATCAAGCCAAGGTGACCATTTACAGCAGGGCCACTTGTAATGCACCTGAAGTATTAAATGGTGAAGTCACCAAGGCCATGTTCTGTGCAGGTAGCCTGGAGGGAGGAGTTGACTCCTGTCAG GGTGACAGTGGAGGTCCCCTGGTCGTGAAAGAAGGAAATCGATGGTGGCTGGCAGGAGCTACGAGCTATGGTTATGGATGTGCTTTGAAGAACAAGCCAGGAGTCTATGCCAATGTACCATTCTTTATTGACTGGATATACGAAAACATACAG AATAACTGA
- the acat1 gene encoding acetyl-CoA acetyltransferase, mitochondrial — protein MSSSGLLTMHAQICKRLAHKYLSRTYTSHPSLNEVVIVSAVRTPMGSFKGSLASVPATKLGSIAIKGAIDKAGIAPEEVKEVYMGNVLQAGEGQAPTRQALLGAGLTLSTPATTINKVCASGMKSIMMAAQSLMCGHQDVMVAGGMESMSNVPYVMARETPSYGGVRMEDLIVKDGLTDVYNKFHMGNCAENTAKNCKISREEQDAYAINSYSCSRAAHEAGVLAKEIIPVTITQKGKPDVVVSEDEEWRRVDFSKVPKLRAVFQKENGTVTAANASTLNDGAAALVLMTADAAKRLNVTPLARVVSFADAAVAPIDFPIAPAFAVPKVLDAAGLKKDDIAMWEINEAFSVVVLANIKMLNIDPAKVNVNGGAVSLGHPIGMSGARIVGHMVHNLKSGQYGLAGICNGGGGASSILIQKL, from the exons GCTCACAAGTATCTGTCAAGAACCTACACATCTCATCCTTCCCTCAAT GAAGTCGTCATTGTCAGCGCAGTCCGCACTCCGATGGGATCCTTCAAAGGCAGCCTAGCTTCAGTTCCAGCCACCAAACTGGGCTCTATTGCCATCAAGGGGGCCATTGACAAAGCAG GAATTGCTCCGGAAGAAGTGAAGGAAGTCTACATGGGCAATGTGCTTCAGGCTGGCGAAGGACAGGCCCCCACACGACAGGCCTTGCTCGGAGCAG GACTGACCCTCAGCACACCAGCAACAACCATCAACAAAGTCTGTGCATCTGGAATGAAGTCCATCATGATGGCAGCTCAGAGTCTAATGTGTGGACACCAG GATGTGATGGTGGCAGGAGGCATGGAGAGCATGTCCAATGTACCTTATGTGATGGCAAGAGAGACCCCATCCTACGGAGGAGTGAGGATGGAAGACCTCATTGTGAAGGACGGACTCACTGATGTCTACAACAAATTCCACATG GGTAACTGTGCAGAAAACACAGCCAAGAACTGCAAAATCAGCAGAGAGGAGCAGGATGCGTACGCCATCAACTCTTATAGCTGCAGCAGAGCAGCGCACGAGGCTGGTGTGCTGGCAAAGGAGATAATACCTGTTACTATTACCCAGAAAG GCAAACCTGATGTGGTGGTGTCTGAGGATGAGGAGTGGAGACGGGTCGACTTCAGCAAAGTCCCCAAACTGAGAGCTGTGTTCCAGAAAGAGAACG gCACGGTGACAGCAGCCAATGCCAGCACACTGAACGACGGAGCTGCAGCTCTTGTTTTAATGACAGCAGATGCAGCAAAAAGACTCAATGTGACTCCACTGGCCAGGGTTGTTT CTTTTGCCGATGCTGCAGTTGCACCCATTGATTTCCCCATTGCTCCTGCATTTGCTGTACCAAAG gTGCTGGATGCAGCAGGGCTGAAGAAGGATGATATTGCCATGTGGGAGATCAATGAGGCCTTTAGCGTGGTTGTGCTGGCTAACATCAAGATGCTGAACATCGACCCAGCAAAAGTCAACGTTAACGGGGGAGCTGTGTCACTGGGACACCCCATTGG GATGTCTGGTGCAAGAATTGTGGGTCACATGGTGCACAACCTGAAGTCTGGTCAGTACGGGCTGGCGGGCATCTGCAATGGAGGCGGCGGAGCTTCTTCCATTCTGATCCAGAAGCTGTAA